A window of Primulina tabacum isolate GXHZ01 chromosome 4, ASM2559414v2, whole genome shotgun sequence contains these coding sequences:
- the LOC142543072 gene encoding transcription factor MYB48-like, whose translation MVKVDAKKGPWTEQEDVQLVFSVKLFGDRRWDFIANVSGLRRTGKSCRLRWVNYLNPALKRGKMTPNEEKLVLELHKKWGNRWSRIARKLPGRTDNEIKNYWRTHMRKEAQEKRKKGFSSSSSSSSISSSSSYHSKSPTVVSTPATEPKECSFYDTGGLGILIDSGKKKTFLETEDGSKVHSMDEIFKNLDFDEGNCNLPYQAMASPIWDYCPDDSLWAMDEEESKMFMQQPMGDLFHSFPFCNNMIG comes from the exons atggtgaAAGTTGATGCGAAAAAGGGTCCGTGGACTGAACAAGAAGATGTTCAGCTTGTGTTTTCCGTGAAGTTGTTTGGGGATCGTCGATGGGATTTCATAGCTAATGTTTCAG GTCTGAGAAGAACTGGGAAAAGTTGTCGGTTGCGTTGGGTTAATTATCTGAACCCTGCCCTGAAAAGGGGCAAGATGACTCCTAACGAAGAGAAACTTGTTCTTGAGCTTCATAAGAAATGGGGAAACAG GTGGTCGAGAATTGCTCGAAAATTGCCCGGTCGCACTGACAATGAAATTAAGAACTATTGGAGGACTCACATGAGAAAAGAGGCTCAAGAAAAGAGGAAAAAgggattttcttcttcatcttcGTCATCTTCCATATCTTCCTCATCGTCCTACCATTCCAAGAGCCCCACGGTCGTGTCTACCCCAGCTACTGAGCCGAAGGAATGCAGCTTCTACGATACAGGGGGACTCGGCATTCTTATTGACTCAGGCAAAAAGAAGACTTTCTTAGAGACAGAAGATGGCTCCAAGGTTCACTCTATGGATGAGATATTcaaaaatcttgattttgatgaaggGAATTGCAATCTTCCATACCAAGCAATGGCCTCTCCAATATGGGATTATTGCCCAGATGACTCTCTGTGGGCTATGGATGAAGAAGAAAGCAAGATGTTTATGCAGCAGCCAATGGGCGATCTCTTTCATTCTTTCCCTTTTTGCAACAATATGATAGGCTAA